TGGTCTGCGAAGTGCGCTACGACCAGCTGCAGGGCGACCGGTTCCGGCACAACGGACGCTTCGTGCGCTGGCGGCCGGACCGGGAGGCGAAGTCGTGCTCGTACGAGCAGCTGGAGGTGCCGGCGGCCTACGACCTCGCGGACGTGTTCGGGGGCTGATGCGACGGGAGCGGCTGAGCGGTCAGCGGCGGGCCTTCGCCTTCACGTCACGCGCCACTTCGCGCAGGACGAAGAAGAGGTAGCACAGGACGAGAGGCGTCGCGGCGACCACGAGCGGCCAGATGAGCAAGCCGACGGGCACTGGAATGGTCGTGATTCCCGGAGGACTGGCGAGCACGAAGGCCATGCTATCCGCCGTGCATTCGCTGTGTTCGAATTGTGAACCCCCGATGTGACTCTGGCGTCTCAGCCACCGATCCGTCGATATGGGGGAAGAACCTTGAGACGCCATCTCCGCACCGCCACCGCACGCGTGGGCGCCGTGGCCATCGCCGTGGCCACCATCGGCCTCACCGTGCCGGCCGCGCATGCCGACACCACTCCGGTGGAACTGCCGCCGCTGGTCGCCGCCGGGCCGAACTTCAACCAGGACCTGCGGACCGAGGTGAACTACTGGACCCTGGCGCAGATGGCCTCCGTCGGGCTGAACGACGACGGCCAGGACGCCACCGAACCGGCGAGCGGCTGGGACGACCTCAGTGCGCCGTGGTCGACCCAGGGCCAGGGACTCATCACCAAGACCGCCGGGAAGCTGTTCTTCGTCCAGAAGGACGTCGACAGCGGGGCGCTCGTCCCCGACTCGTGCTCGGCGGACGTCGTGACCAGCGGCAACCAGAGCACCGTGGTGACCGCCGCGCACTGCGTGGCCGTCCACACGCCGTTCGACCTCGGCGCGCCCTTCGGCATGGGCAACACCGTGGTCACCAACATGGTCTTCATCCCGGGCTACAACGGCGCGGCCCTGCCGCGCGGCACCACGAGCACGGCGCTGCCCGGCAAGGACATCGCGCCGTTCGGGGTGTGGGGCGCCACGCGGGCGTGGATCACGAACACCTGGAGCAACAGCGCCGACTTCGCCCTGGGCCACGACATGGCCGCGATACTGGTCGCCAATCCCGACGACCCGCGGCCGATCGCCCAGGTCACCGGCGCTCAGCAGATCGGCTTCAACCAGCCGCAGAACCAGTACGAGTACATGTTCGGCTACCCGCAGACCAACGAGCGCAACTGGTACTGGTCGAACAACAACAACGGCACGAAGGCCAGCAACGGCGAGCCGCAGAACCTGTGGCGCGGCTTCGACGGCCGCACCTTGAACGTCACCCGCGGCCACTCCCAGCCCGACGCGGTCTACGCCAACGACGTGCTGAACACCGCGCAGGCCCCGGGGTGCAGCGGCGGGCCGTGGCTGCAGAACTTCGACCCCTCGACCGGGACCGGTGTGCAGACCGGTGTGAACTCCCGGTACCAGAACCCGTCCCAAGGACCGAGTCCCCTGGGCTGGCTGAACTGGTTGCAGGGCCCGCAGATGGAGGCCACGCACTTCGGGGATGAGGAGCAGGCGGTCTGGCAGGCCGCGCAGAACGCTTCGCTGTAGCGGGGCGCTTGCGCGTCGTTGTGACAATGAGGGCAGGTCGCGGGAAGCCGTGGCCTGCCCCTCGTCGCCAGCTGTGGCTTACGCCGACAAGAACGCCTCGGCTGTCGGAGCGAGCAACGGCGACATGAAGATGTTGTAGTGCGTGGTCCCCGGCAGCACCGCCAGTTGATGCGCTCCCGGACGCCCGGCCGCGTCCCATCCGGCGTCGCGCGCCCCGCCGCCGAGCAGTGCCCAGAAGTCGCACACGTGCTGCATCGAGTACATGTCGGCGTCGGCGAATACCAGCTGCGTCGGCACCTGGATGCCGCGGATCTCCTCGGAGTAGTCGAACGGCGTGCGCAGCCAGTCGCCCATCTTGCCGACCAGCGTCGGGAAGTCCTGCGGCCGCGGGGCCGTGCGCTCGTACAGCTCCCACATCGGTGTCTGCTTCATGAACGCCGCCGCCTCCGGCGACATCTGCCGCTGCTGAGCGCGCACGTCCTCATAGAAACCGTCCAGGCGGAACGGGAACGACACCACGACCAGCCTGCGCACCGCGTCCGGGTGCTGGATCCCGCACCGCAGCGCCGCGCCGCCCCCGAACGAGTAGCCCATGACGTCCGCGCGTCCCAGCCCCAGGTGCTTGATCAGGGCGGCCACGTCGTCGCCGAGCGTCTCCACCCGGATCGGGCGGTCGGCGTCGGCGGTGCGCGCGTGGCCCTGCAGGTCCGCGGTGATCACCCGGCGGCCGGCGGTCAGCGCCGGCAGGATCGGCGCCCAGTTCTCCGTGCCCTGGAAGCCGCCGTGCAGCAGCACCAGCGCCGGGTTCTCGGCGGTGACCTCGGCGTCGCCGTGCTCCTCGTAGTACATCGACAGGCCGTTGACGTCGGCGTAGCTCATGTTCGGGCCCTTTCCTCGCGGATCGCTTCGCCAGGTTGGACGACGCGGACCCGGCGGACTCATCGCTCGCAGCCTTCCTACTTTCCCAGCCGTCCGCCACACTCGGCGTCCGCGACGCTACCTTGATCGCCATGGAACTGCGCCAGCTCGAGTACTTCGTGGCCGTCGCCGAGGAGCTGCACTTCGGCCGGGCCGCCGAACGGCTGCACATCGGGCAGCCCGCGGTCAGCCAGCAGCTGCGGCGCCTGGAGCGGGAGCTGGCCGCCGAGCTGTTCGACCGCTCGCCGCGCCATGTGCGGCTCACCCCGGCCGGCGAGGCGCTGCTGCCGCAGGCGCGCGACGTGCTGGCCGCCGTGGCCCGGGCCCGGTCCGCGGTGGCGCAGGCCGCCGGCGCCCGCCCGGCGCCGCTGCGCATCGGCACCAGCTCCGGGCTGGGGGAGCGGCTGGAGATGGTGCTGGACGAGCTGGTCCGCCTGGCCCCGGACCTGCCGGTCGAGCTGGTGATGGCCGGGCCCACGCCCGATCGCCTGGACCGGGTCGCCGACGGTTCGCTGGACGCGGCCTTCGTCCGCGGCACGGTGCCCGACGAGGGCCGGGGCCTGCGGGTGGTTCCGCTGTGGCGGGACGAGGTGGTCGCCGCCGTGCCGGCCCGCCACCCGGTCGCGCAGGAGCCGTACGCCACCTTCGCCGCGCTGGCGCCGCTGGGCCTGCGCCTGACCGAGCGCCGCAACAACCCCGCGCTGGTGGACCTGGTCGTCGGCGCCTTCCACGCCGCCGGCTGCGAGCCGAAGTCGGCGAATCCCTATACCCGCCTGGCCGACACCCTGGCCGCGATCGGCGCCGACGGCGCCAGCTACACCGTCATGTACGCCGCGCGCGCCGAGCAGATCCGCAACCGCCGCGTGGCCTTCCTGCCCTTCCAGCCGCCGGGGCTGCGCCTGATGACCCACCTGGTGGTCAGCCGTTCCCGGCCCACGCCGCATTTCAGCCTCCTGATGCAGGGCTGTGAGCTGGCGATGGGCGGCGATGAGGGCGCGGCCGGCGACCAGTGATCGCCGCGGCGATGAGGGTCCGGCCGGCGATCAGGAATCGTGATGGCAACCAGTGCCGGTCGCGTCTGGTTCGGATCCCCGCTCTGCGATGAACTTGATCTCGCAAGGGGGAACGGGCCGGAAAGGCCGGAACCGCCCCCGATCGCCAGGGAGAGCGCCATGCCGAACATCACCATCCAGCAGATGCCCAAGACCGCCGAGCAGAAGCGCGAGCTGGTCACCCGCATCACCGACGCGATGGTCGACGTGTACAAGGCTCCGGTGGAGACCATCCACGTGTGGTTCCAGGAGGTCACCACCGAGGACTACGCCGCCGGCGGCCAGCTGCTGGCGGACAAGCTCGCCAAGAAGTAGCCCGGCTGCTACAACGGTCCCTATGCGGATCTTCATCAGCGCGGACATGGAGGGGATCACCGGGCTCGTGGACGCCGACGACGTCCAGCCCGGCGGCCGCGACTACGAGCGCGGGCGGCTGGCGATGACCGGGGACGTCAACGCCGCCGTCCGCGGTGCCGTGCGGGCCGGCGCCACCGAGATCGTCGTGAACGACGCCCACGGTC
Above is a genomic segment from Catenulispora sp. MAP5-51 containing:
- a CDS encoding serine protease encodes the protein MRRHLRTATARVGAVAIAVATIGLTVPAAHADTTPVELPPLVAAGPNFNQDLRTEVNYWTLAQMASVGLNDDGQDATEPASGWDDLSAPWSTQGQGLITKTAGKLFFVQKDVDSGALVPDSCSADVVTSGNQSTVVTAAHCVAVHTPFDLGAPFGMGNTVVTNMVFIPGYNGAALPRGTTSTALPGKDIAPFGVWGATRAWITNTWSNSADFALGHDMAAILVANPDDPRPIAQVTGAQQIGFNQPQNQYEYMFGYPQTNERNWYWSNNNNGTKASNGEPQNLWRGFDGRTLNVTRGHSQPDAVYANDVLNTAQAPGCSGGPWLQNFDPSTGTGVQTGVNSRYQNPSQGPSPLGWLNWLQGPQMEATHFGDEEQAVWQAAQNASL
- a CDS encoding alpha/beta fold hydrolase; this translates as MSYADVNGLSMYYEEHGDAEVTAENPALVLLHGGFQGTENWAPILPALTAGRRVITADLQGHARTADADRPIRVETLGDDVAALIKHLGLGRADVMGYSFGGGAALRCGIQHPDAVRRLVVVSFPFRLDGFYEDVRAQQRQMSPEAAAFMKQTPMWELYERTAPRPQDFPTLVGKMGDWLRTPFDYSEEIRGIQVPTQLVFADADMYSMQHVCDFWALLGGGARDAGWDAAGRPGAHQLAVLPGTTHYNIFMSPLLAPTAEAFLSA
- a CDS encoding LysR family transcriptional regulator, which translates into the protein MELRQLEYFVAVAEELHFGRAAERLHIGQPAVSQQLRRLERELAAELFDRSPRHVRLTPAGEALLPQARDVLAAVARARSAVAQAAGARPAPLRIGTSSGLGERLEMVLDELVRLAPDLPVELVMAGPTPDRLDRVADGSLDAAFVRGTVPDEGRGLRVVPLWRDEVVAAVPARHPVAQEPYATFAALAPLGLRLTERRNNPALVDLVVGAFHAAGCEPKSANPYTRLADTLAAIGADGASYTVMYAARAEQIRNRRVAFLPFQPPGLRLMTHLVVSRSRPTPHFSLLMQGCELAMGGDEGAAGDQ
- the dmpI gene encoding 4-oxalocrotonate tautomerase DmpI; amino-acid sequence: MPNITIQQMPKTAEQKRELVTRITDAMVDVYKAPVETIHVWFQEVTTEDYAAGGQLLADKLAKK